In Labeo rohita strain BAU-BD-2019 chromosome 16, IGBB_LRoh.1.0, whole genome shotgun sequence, one DNA window encodes the following:
- the ccdc106a gene encoding coiled-coil domain-containing protein 106a, whose amino-acid sequence MNDADSATRKHASSRELQTPKNEDAYEISIPFEDNNFDQQGGFYNQNDQNFDGSDPPAPSSSYLLITNLRTQLQISLEKNSWLQKRIEDLEEERDFLRCQLDRFIFSTKSQESNGNDSRSFSWRRRRENDRDQQVESQRAANRQSFQQRPTQQTSANPKALSSVPGPVSAQINSMYGSPHPQPLLQGHGGGSTSSSCSSNNRSLNELQESLTLLGDDEEDDYLEDSYLEEEEMMSGEDVITENMSLRNIGTAGRPTGSHPALKRRRVFRIARGRERQRVKDAAGVLFRYKKILVTYQRLKNMSKAFQIHGVDRNTVASTTPIAELLLVAPEKVAEVGEFDPSKEKLLDYARRCYIALDPQTLSKVQALKKNNLLLPISYRLKGTDNR is encoded by the exons ATGAATGATGCGGATTCAGCCACAAGGAAGCATGCGAGTTCTCGAGAGCTACAGA CTCCCAAGAATGAGGATGCCTACGAGATTTCCATTCCTTTTGAAGACAACAACTTTGATCAGCAGGGAGGCTTTTACAACCAGAATGACCAGAACTTTGATG GTAGTGATCCGCCAGCACCGAGCAGCTCGTACCTGTTAATCACTAACTTGCGCACACAACTGCAGATCTCACTGGAGAAAAATTCATGGCTGCAGAAACGCATCGAGGACCTGGAGGAGGAGAGAGACTTCCTGCGCTGCCAGCTCGATCGGTTCATCTTCTCAACCAAGAGTCAGGAAAGCAACG GTAATGATTCTAGGAGTTTTTCTTGGAGAAGGAGAAGAGAAAATGATCGGG ATCAACAAGTGGAGAGTCAGCGTGCGGCCAACCGTCAGTCATTCCAGCAGAGGCCAACCCAACAGACGTCAGCCAATCCCAAGGCCCTGAGCTCTGTTCCTGGTCCAGTCAGTGCTCAGATAAATTCCATGTATGGATCTCCCCACCCTCAGCCTCTTTTGCAGGGCCACGGTGGCGGCAGCACCAGCAGTAGCTGCAGTAGCAACAACAGGTCTCTCAATGAACTGCAAG AATCCCTAACTCTTCTGGGAGATGATGAAGAAGATGACTATCTTGAGGATAGCTACCTGGAGGAAGAGGAGATGATGTCAGGAGAGGATGTGATAACAGAAAACATGTCACTAAGGAATATCGGCACAGCTGGAAGACCCACCGGCAGTCATCCAGCTCTGAAGAGAAGGAGGGTTTTCAGAATCGccagagggagagaaagacagagag TGAAAGATGCAGCAGGTGTGCTGTTCCGCTATAAAAAGATCCTGGTAACATACCAGAGGTTAAAGAACATGTCCAAGGCCTTCCAGATCCACGGTGTAGATCGTAATACGGTGGCCTCTACCACACCCATTGCTGAGCTTCTGCTGGTGGCTCCAGAGAAGGTGGCTGAGGTGGGCGAGTTTGACCCGTCTAAAGAAAAGCTTCTGGACTACGCCCGACGCTGCTATATCGCCCTCGACCCCCAGACTCTCAGCAAAGTGCAAGCTCTGAAGAAGAACAACCTACTCCTGCCTATTTCATACAG GTTGAAAGGAACGGATAATCGATAA